One Ricinus communis isolate WT05 ecotype wild-type chromosome 1, ASM1957865v1, whole genome shotgun sequence DNA window includes the following coding sequences:
- the LOC8268784 gene encoding cysteine proteinase inhibitor, with amino-acid sequence MATAGGIQEVQGSANSVEIDSLARFAVDDYNKKQNALLEYKKVVNAKQQVVAGTMYYITLEVMDGGHKKVYEAKIWEKPWLNFKEVQEFKLIGDAPSETSA; translated from the exons atggcaACTGCAGGTGGTATTCAAGAGGTACAAGGATCTGCTAATAGCGTTGAGATCGATAGCCTCGCTCGTTTCGCTGTTGATGATTACAACAAGAAACAG AATGCACTCTTGGAGTACAAGAAGGTGGTGAATGCCAAGCAGCAAGTGGTGGCTGGGACAATGTATTATATTACGTTGGAGGTAATGGATGGTGGTCATAAGAAAGTTTATGAAGCCAAGATTTGGGAAAAGCCATGGTTGAACTTTAAGGAGGTTCAGGAATTCAAGCTTATTGGTGATGCACCTTCAGAGACCAGTGCTTAG
- the LOC107261589 gene encoding auxin-responsive protein SAUR21-like produces MGIRLPGTILAKQILRRSVLTANKISSASPEVPKGFLAVYVGQTERKRFMVPVSYLSQPSFQALLRKAEEEFGFDHPMGGLTIPCREDIFIDVTSQLNRS; encoded by the coding sequence ATGGGTATTCGTCTTCCTGGAACTATTCTTGCCAAGCAAATTCTTCGCAGATCTGTCCTAACtgcaaataaaataagttcAGCATCTCCAGAAGTTCCAAAAGGCTTTCTGGCTGTTTACGTTGGACAGACTGAGAGGAAGAGATTTATGGTACCTGTATCCTATTTGAGTCAGCCTTCATTTCAAGCTCTACTAAGAAAAGCTGAAGAAGAATTTGGGTTTGATCATCCGATGGGTGGCTTGACGATTCCTTGCAGAGAAGAcatttttattgatgttaCTTCTCAGTTGAATAGATCATAA